A genomic window from Microvirga sp. TS319 includes:
- the hemW gene encoding radical SAM family heme chaperone HemW translates to MIDHPTRDVGFGVYVHWPFCASKCPYCDFNSHVRHQPVDQDRFLAAFRREIAHTAARIPGRTVTSIFFGGGTPSLMKPGTVGAILDAIGGAWAIDPKAEVTLEANPTSVEAERFRGYRQAGINRVSLGVQALNDPDLRRLGRMHSVDEALAAVKIAASIFERYSFDLIYARPGHTPEAWAAELEQAIGYAVEHLSLYQLTIEPGTWFQRLYDAGKITVPDEETGRALYDITQETCEKHGLPAYEISNHARPGAESRHNLLYWRYGEYAGIGPGAHGRLVTGNARLATSTEKHPETWLARVERDGHGVIEEEVLTSEAEGDEFLLMGLRLKEGIDPRRYEAFTGKTLNRRGLRILEDEGLIRVDGSRLAVTGKGFPVLNAVIAELAA, encoded by the coding sequence ATGATCGATCATCCGACGCGCGATGTGGGTTTCGGCGTTTACGTCCATTGGCCCTTTTGCGCCTCCAAATGCCCTTATTGCGATTTCAACAGCCATGTCCGCCACCAGCCGGTGGATCAGGACCGCTTTCTGGCGGCCTTCAGGCGCGAGATCGCCCATACGGCGGCGCGCATTCCCGGGCGCACGGTCACCAGCATCTTCTTCGGGGGCGGCACGCCCTCGCTCATGAAGCCGGGCACGGTCGGAGCGATCCTGGATGCCATCGGTGGCGCATGGGCGATCGATCCCAAGGCCGAGGTGACGCTCGAGGCGAACCCCACCAGCGTCGAGGCGGAGCGGTTCCGCGGCTATCGCCAGGCCGGGATCAATCGCGTCTCGTTGGGCGTGCAGGCTCTCAACGATCCGGATCTGCGGCGCCTCGGCAGGATGCATTCCGTCGACGAAGCCCTGGCGGCCGTGAAGATCGCGGCTTCCATCTTCGAGCGCTATTCGTTCGACCTGATCTATGCCCGCCCAGGGCATACGCCCGAGGCCTGGGCGGCTGAGCTCGAACAGGCCATCGGCTATGCCGTGGAGCATCTCTCGCTTTACCAGCTCACCATCGAGCCCGGGACTTGGTTCCAGCGTCTCTACGATGCGGGCAAGATCACGGTCCCGGACGAGGAAACGGGCCGCGCGCTTTACGACATCACCCAGGAGACCTGCGAAAAGCATGGTCTTCCGGCCTATGAGATCTCGAATCACGCCAGGCCCGGTGCCGAATCCCGGCACAATCTGCTCTACTGGCGCTATGGCGAATATGCGGGCATCGGCCCCGGCGCCCATGGCCGGCTCGTCACCGGCAATGCGCGGCTCGCCACATCCACCGAGAAGCATCCCGAGACATGGCTCGCGCGGGTGGAGCGCGACGGTCACGGCGTGATCGAGGAGGAGGTTCTGACCTCCGAAGCGGAGGGCGACGAATTCCTCCTTATGGGCCTGCGCCTCAAAGAGGGCATCGACCCGCGCCGTTACGAGGCCTTTACGGGAAAGACGCTCAACCGGCGCGGCCTGCGGATCCTGGA